From Ramlibacter tataouinensis, the proteins below share one genomic window:
- a CDS encoding ABC transporter substrate-binding protein, with amino-acid sequence MRKTTLGAALALALAFASPAARAAGDTIKVGILAEMSGTFADFGQQITNGARAYMKQHGDTVAGKKIELIIKDTTGPAPDVAKRLAQELVVKDEVDFIAGFGLTPNALAVASIATEAKKPTIVMNAATSVITAKSPYIVRTSFTLAQVTQPMAQWAYQSGVRKVYTVVADYGPGHDAEGTFKKTFTALGGQVVGEARVPLKNPEFSPFVQKVKDARPEAVFVFVPAGELAVGFMKAYRERELAKAGIKLLSTGDVTEDGVIDALGDNAIGVISTHQYSMAHESPENKAFLAAYAQVAPQQRPNFMAVGGYDGMAAVYEVVRKLGGKVDGDQAMGVLKGLKIASPRGPIQIDADTRDIVQNVYVREIKKVGGKLYNVEFDHFPAVKDPGK; translated from the coding sequence ATGCGGAAGACAACCCTGGGTGCGGCGCTGGCGCTCGCGCTCGCGTTCGCCAGCCCCGCCGCCCGCGCGGCCGGTGACACGATCAAGGTCGGAATCCTGGCCGAAATGTCCGGCACCTTTGCCGACTTCGGCCAGCAGATCACCAACGGCGCGCGTGCCTACATGAAGCAGCACGGCGACACGGTGGCGGGCAAGAAGATCGAGCTCATCATCAAGGACACCACCGGACCCGCGCCCGACGTCGCCAAGCGCCTCGCCCAGGAGCTGGTGGTGAAGGACGAGGTCGACTTCATCGCGGGCTTCGGCCTCACGCCGAACGCCCTGGCGGTGGCTTCCATCGCCACCGAAGCGAAAAAGCCCACCATCGTCATGAACGCGGCCACTTCGGTCATCACCGCCAAGTCGCCGTACATCGTGCGAACCTCGTTCACCCTGGCGCAGGTGACCCAGCCGATGGCCCAGTGGGCCTACCAGAGCGGCGTGCGCAAGGTCTACACGGTGGTGGCGGACTACGGTCCGGGCCACGACGCGGAAGGTACCTTCAAGAAGACCTTCACCGCCCTCGGCGGGCAGGTGGTCGGCGAGGCGCGCGTGCCGCTCAAGAACCCCGAGTTCAGCCCCTTCGTCCAGAAGGTGAAGGACGCCCGGCCCGAAGCGGTGTTCGTGTTCGTGCCGGCGGGCGAACTCGCCGTGGGCTTCATGAAGGCCTATCGCGAGCGCGAACTGGCCAAGGCCGGCATCAAGCTGCTGTCCACCGGCGACGTGACGGAGGATGGCGTGATCGACGCGCTGGGCGACAACGCCATCGGCGTGATCTCCACCCACCAGTACTCGATGGCGCACGAGTCGCCGGAGAACAAGGCCTTCCTCGCGGCGTACGCGCAGGTTGCGCCGCAGCAGCGGCCCAACTTCATGGCGGTCGGTGGCTACGACGGCATGGCCGCGGTGTACGAAGTGGTGCGCAAGCTGGGCGGCAAGGTCGACGGCGACCAGGCCATGGGCGTGCTCAAGGGCCTGAAGATCGCGAGCCCGCGCGGCCCGATCCAGATCGACGCCGACACGCGCGACATCGTGCAGAACGTGTACGTGCGCGAGATCAAGAAGGTCGGCGGCAAGCTCTACAACGTCGAGTTCGACCACTTCCCCGCAGTCAAGGACCCGGGCAAGTAG
- a CDS encoding GNAT family N-acetyltransferase — protein sequence MIVLPSIRLATARDAYAIAEMSRDQIEQGLGWSWTAARVLRAIRHPATNVAVAHDGDELVGFGIMEYGEDKAHLTLLAVHPGRREGGIGRHLLEWLEECARTAGLERIVLEARADNPVALAFYGLQGYRRTGTVPGYYGGRIAALRLSKRLAGP from the coding sequence ATGATAGTGCTGCCCAGCATCCGGCTCGCCACGGCAAGGGACGCATACGCGATTGCCGAGATGTCACGCGACCAGATCGAGCAGGGGCTGGGCTGGAGCTGGACCGCGGCGCGCGTGCTGCGCGCCATCCGCCACCCCGCCACCAACGTGGCGGTGGCGCACGACGGCGATGAGCTGGTCGGCTTCGGGATCATGGAATACGGCGAGGACAAGGCGCACCTGACGCTGCTGGCCGTGCATCCCGGGCGGCGCGAGGGCGGCATTGGGCGGCACCTGCTGGAATGGCTGGAAGAGTGCGCGCGAACGGCCGGGCTGGAGCGCATCGTGCTGGAGGCGCGCGCCGACAACCCGGTGGCGCTGGCCTTCTACGGCTTGCAGGGCTACCGGCGGACGGGCACGGTGCCGGGCTACTACGGCGGTCGCATCGCCGCGCTACGGCTGTCCAAGCGCCTGGCCGGGCCCTAA
- the gloA gene encoding lactoylglutathione lyase gives MRLLHTMLRVGDLQRSIDFYTRVLGMTLLRTTDRPEQKYSLAFVGYGTNPEHAELELTYNYGVDQYELGTAYGHIALGVPDAYAACDKIRASGGNVTREPGPVKGGTTVIAFVTDPDGYKIELIQRTGESA, from the coding sequence ATGAGACTGCTACACACCATGCTGCGCGTCGGCGACCTGCAGCGCTCGATCGACTTCTACACCCGCGTGCTCGGCATGACGCTGCTGCGCACCACCGACCGGCCCGAACAGAAGTATTCGCTGGCATTCGTCGGCTACGGCACCAACCCCGAGCACGCCGAACTCGAGCTCACCTACAACTACGGCGTGGACCAGTACGAGCTGGGCACCGCCTACGGCCACATCGCGCTGGGCGTGCCCGACGCTTACGCCGCCTGCGACAAGATCCGCGCGAGCGGCGGCAACGTCACCCGCGAGCCGGGGCCGGTCAAGGGCGGCACCACCGTGATCGCGTTCGTCACCGATCCGGACGGCTACAAGATCGAACTGATCCAGCGCACAGGCGAAAGTGCCTGA
- a CDS encoding FAD-dependent oxidoreductase, with the protein MITLEELAKVPLFSALSEKELDFLARSVEDIRLVTGEYGAHEGEARALFVMIEGKTELTKVINGVESVIAIRLPGELAGEIPITLSTPLPASIRAVEPSRILKLDAKVFHTLAAMVPQVAVTVGAAALERMEMLRKAASQPPAPEILLVAPERDPGMHAIGSFLHRNQIAFDSLAPDDPALAARLGGQTMSGPYPAVQLADGTRLTAPTLRTIAKLCGLQVAPRLTYYDVVIIGGGPAGLTAAVNAASEGLRTVVVECFAPGGQAGTSTRIENYPGFPFGVSGDDLASNTLKQAKRLGAEIVVTRRVAGVDLAAMTVTLDKDQVRTKAIVLAMGVEWRRMAVESVDRLIGSGVYYGAARSDAGLAQGKDVYLIGAGNSAGQAALFFSSHASSVTLIVRAESLASSMSQYLIDQMATKRNIRVETRSEVIAGHGDERLQAIDVIDRKTGTTTRRTTEALFVLIGAHASTGWLPEQVARDSHGFILTGSDALKQGPWDSGREPFALETSAPGVFAVGDVRSGSVKRVAAAVGEGGMAIAFVHRYLQLASNTR; encoded by the coding sequence GTGATCACTCTTGAAGAACTCGCGAAGGTTCCGCTCTTCTCCGCGCTTTCCGAAAAGGAACTCGACTTCCTCGCCCGCTCCGTGGAAGACATCCGGCTCGTCACCGGCGAATACGGCGCTCACGAAGGGGAGGCACGGGCCCTGTTCGTGATGATCGAAGGCAAGACCGAGCTGACCAAGGTCATCAACGGCGTCGAAAGCGTCATCGCGATCCGGCTGCCGGGCGAGCTGGCCGGCGAAATCCCCATCACCCTCAGCACGCCGCTGCCGGCGAGCATCCGGGCCGTCGAGCCCTCCCGCATCCTCAAGCTCGATGCCAAGGTGTTCCACACGCTCGCGGCGATGGTGCCCCAGGTCGCTGTGACCGTGGGCGCGGCGGCGCTGGAACGCATGGAAATGCTGCGCAAGGCGGCCTCGCAGCCACCGGCCCCGGAGATCCTGCTGGTCGCACCGGAGCGGGACCCGGGCATGCATGCCATCGGCAGCTTCCTGCATCGCAACCAGATCGCCTTCGATTCCCTGGCGCCGGACGACCCGGCGCTGGCGGCACGGCTGGGCGGCCAGACGATGAGCGGCCCCTATCCGGCGGTGCAGCTGGCCGACGGCACCCGGCTGACGGCGCCGACCCTGCGCACGATCGCCAAGCTGTGCGGCTTGCAGGTCGCGCCGCGCCTGACCTACTACGACGTGGTGATCATCGGCGGCGGGCCGGCCGGCCTCACCGCCGCGGTCAATGCGGCCTCTGAAGGCTTGCGCACGGTGGTCGTCGAGTGTTTCGCCCCCGGCGGGCAGGCCGGCACTTCCACCCGGATCGAGAACTACCCCGGCTTTCCTTTTGGCGTTTCCGGCGACGACCTCGCCAGCAATACGCTGAAGCAGGCCAAGCGACTGGGTGCGGAAATAGTCGTGACGCGGCGGGTGGCGGGCGTCGACCTGGCCGCCATGACCGTCACCCTGGACAAGGACCAGGTGCGGACCAAGGCCATCGTGCTTGCCATGGGGGTGGAATGGCGGCGCATGGCCGTCGAGTCGGTCGACCGCCTCATCGGCAGCGGCGTCTACTACGGCGCGGCGCGCAGCGACGCCGGCCTGGCGCAGGGCAAGGACGTGTACCTGATTGGCGCCGGCAACTCCGCCGGCCAGGCCGCCTTGTTCTTTTCCAGCCATGCCAGTTCCGTGACGCTCATCGTGCGCGCCGAGTCGCTGGCTTCGAGCATGTCGCAGTACCTCATCGACCAGATGGCGACCAAGCGGAACATCCGGGTGGAGACCCGATCGGAGGTGATCGCCGGGCACGGGGACGAGCGGCTGCAGGCCATCGACGTCATCGACCGCAAGACCGGCACGACGACCCGGCGAACCACGGAGGCGCTGTTCGTCCTGATCGGCGCCCACGCGTCGACCGGTTGGTTGCCGGAGCAGGTCGCGCGCGATTCGCACGGCTTCATCCTCACCGGGTCCGACGCCCTGAAGCAAGGGCCCTGGGACAGCGGCCGCGAGCCCTTCGCGCTGGAAACCAGCGCCCCCGGCGTGTTCGCCGTGGGCGATGTGCGCTCCGGATCGGTCAAGCGCGTGGCGGCGGCGGTTGGCGAGGGCGGCATGGCCATTGCCTTCGTCCACCGGTACCTGCAGCTGGCGTCGAACACCCGCTGA
- a CDS encoding efflux RND transporter periplasmic adaptor subunit — MTLSRASRLRLLLAVLSAGVLSAACSPSGQAQNAPGGGMPPPEVGVVTVTPGDVGLITELPGRLEASRVAQVRARAAGIVQQRLFREGSDVRAGQPLFKIDPAPYAAQQASAQATLARAEANLVQASALAERYKPLVAANAVSKQDYANAVSAEQQARAEVAAAKAAVQTASINLNYATVTAPISGRIGRALVTEGALVGQGEATQLALIQQINPMYVNFTQSASEVLGLRRALNEGRLKRAPGQDGALVRVMLEDGSEFPQPGRLLFSDLSVDPTSGQITLRAEVPNPNGLLLPGLYVRVRLEQAKVGNAVLLPQQAVTRSPQGDSVMVVDPQGQVSPRNVKIGNQQDGKWVILDGLKAGETVMVDGFQKLHPGAPVKPVPWSPPGAAAAKAASAPASATASASAPAKP, encoded by the coding sequence ATGACCTTGTCGCGCGCGTCACGCCTTCGACTCCTGCTGGCCGTCCTGAGCGCCGGCGTACTTTCGGCCGCTTGCAGCCCCTCCGGCCAGGCCCAGAACGCGCCCGGTGGCGGCATGCCGCCGCCCGAAGTTGGCGTTGTCACCGTCACCCCGGGCGACGTGGGACTGATCACCGAACTGCCGGGCCGGCTGGAAGCCTCGCGCGTGGCGCAGGTGCGGGCCCGCGCCGCCGGCATCGTGCAGCAGCGGCTCTTCCGCGAGGGCAGCGACGTGCGCGCCGGCCAGCCGCTGTTCAAGATCGATCCCGCCCCCTACGCGGCGCAGCAGGCCAGCGCCCAGGCGACGCTGGCGCGCGCCGAGGCCAACCTGGTCCAGGCCAGCGCGCTGGCCGAGCGCTACAAGCCGCTGGTGGCCGCCAACGCGGTGAGCAAGCAGGACTACGCCAATGCCGTGTCCGCCGAGCAGCAGGCCCGGGCCGAAGTCGCGGCCGCCAAGGCGGCGGTGCAGACGGCGAGCATCAACCTGAACTACGCGACCGTGACGGCGCCGATCTCCGGCCGCATCGGGCGGGCGCTGGTCACCGAGGGCGCGCTGGTGGGGCAGGGCGAAGCCACGCAGCTCGCGCTGATCCAGCAGATCAACCCGATGTACGTCAACTTCACGCAGTCGGCCAGCGAAGTGCTGGGGCTGCGCCGCGCGCTGAACGAAGGCCGGCTGAAGCGGGCGCCGGGGCAGGATGGGGCACTGGTGCGCGTGATGCTCGAGGACGGCAGCGAGTTCCCGCAACCGGGGCGCCTGCTGTTCTCCGACCTGTCGGTCGACCCGACCAGCGGCCAGATCACGCTGCGGGCTGAAGTGCCGAACCCCAACGGCTTGCTGCTGCCGGGCCTGTACGTGCGCGTGCGACTGGAGCAGGCCAAGGTCGGCAATGCGGTCCTGCTGCCGCAGCAGGCGGTGACGCGCTCGCCCCAGGGTGACAGCGTGATGGTGGTCGACCCGCAGGGGCAGGTGAGCCCGCGCAACGTGAAGATCGGCAACCAGCAGGACGGCAAGTGGGTCATCCTCGACGGCCTGAAGGCCGGCGAGACGGTGATGGTCGACGGCTTCCAGAAGCTGCATCCCGGGGCGCCCGTCAAGCCGGTGCCTTGGTCGCCGCCCGGCGCCGCTGCCGCCAAGGCCGCTTCCGCGCCGGCTTCGGCGACGGCTTCCGCCTCGGCGCCGGCCAAGCCCTGA
- a CDS encoding dodecin, which yields MSDHVYKILELTGSSPTGIEDAVNAALARASETIRNMQWFEVVETRGHIQGGKVAHWQVTLKVGFTLE from the coding sequence ATGTCCGACCATGTCTACAAGATCCTCGAGCTCACCGGATCGTCCCCCACGGGCATCGAGGACGCGGTGAACGCCGCCCTCGCCCGGGCCAGCGAGACCATCCGCAACATGCAGTGGTTCGAGGTGGTCGAAACACGCGGCCACATCCAGGGCGGCAAGGTCGCCCACTGGCAGGTGACGCTGAAGGTGGGCTTCACGCTCGAGTGA
- a CDS encoding branched-chain amino acid ABC transporter permease — translation MMLPPRVPAHLVGAPPYLLQLRQRERWSAAEIAFWIALVAVYFVFPKNLLFASQILISGLFALSLDLILGYAGIVTLGHAAFFGIGAYTAGLLAVHGVRDPLAGLAAAACAGAFAGRLTSFPVLRGSDLARLMITLGIGLLLYEAANRATALTGGVDGLQGVEIGPVLGLFAFDLKGRVAYAYVLGVVFVLFVLVRALMVSPYGLTLACIRENPKRAQAIGVPIGARLGNVYTFSALLAAVAGALLTQTTQFVGIDTLGFQRSADVLVMLIVGGTARLYGGFVGAAVFLIAQDRLADLNPVYWLFWLGILLIVSTLYLEGGVVGGLRHLAARVRGRR, via the coding sequence ATGATGCTGCCGCCGCGCGTGCCGGCCCATCTGGTGGGCGCGCCGCCCTACCTGCTGCAGCTGCGGCAGCGCGAGCGCTGGAGCGCGGCCGAGATCGCGTTCTGGATCGCGCTGGTGGCGGTGTACTTCGTCTTTCCGAAGAACCTGCTGTTCGCCTCGCAGATCCTGATCTCCGGGCTGTTCGCCCTGTCCCTCGACCTGATCCTCGGCTACGCCGGCATCGTCACGCTGGGGCACGCCGCCTTCTTCGGGATCGGCGCCTACACCGCCGGCCTGCTGGCGGTGCACGGCGTGCGCGATCCCCTGGCCGGCCTCGCCGCCGCGGCATGCGCCGGCGCCTTCGCCGGCCGGCTCACGAGCTTCCCCGTGCTGCGCGGCAGCGACCTTGCGCGGCTGATGATCACCCTGGGCATCGGCTTGCTGCTCTACGAGGCGGCAAACCGCGCGACGGCCCTCACCGGCGGCGTCGACGGGTTGCAAGGCGTGGAGATCGGGCCGGTGCTGGGGCTGTTCGCGTTCGACCTGAAGGGCCGGGTGGCGTACGCCTACGTGCTGGGGGTCGTCTTCGTGCTGTTCGTGCTGGTGCGCGCGCTGATGGTCTCGCCCTATGGCCTGACGCTGGCGTGCATCCGCGAGAACCCGAAGCGCGCCCAGGCCATCGGCGTGCCGATCGGCGCTCGCCTGGGCAATGTCTACACCTTCTCGGCGCTGCTGGCAGCCGTCGCGGGGGCGCTGCTCACGCAGACCACGCAGTTCGTCGGCATCGACACGCTGGGTTTCCAGCGCTCGGCGGACGTGCTCGTCATGCTGATCGTGGGCGGTACGGCCCGCCTCTATGGCGGCTTCGTCGGCGCCGCCGTGTTCCTCATCGCGCAGGACCGCCTGGCCGACCTGAATCCCGTGTACTGGCTGTTCTGGCTCGGCATCCTCCTGATCGTGAGCACGCTCTATCTCGAAGGCGGGGTGGTGGGCGGCCTGCGGCACCTGGCCGCGCGGGTGCGGGGGCGGCGATGA
- a CDS encoding branched-chain amino acid ABC transporter permease, producing the protein MHSFLGVLFDGIAYGMLLFLVSVGLSVTLGMMNFINLAHGVFAMAGGYLLVTLTGKAGIGFLAALPIVFVGTAAFSFVVERLLYRPLYRAPHLKQVLLTVGIIFVAVAAATYGWGPQQQPVVVPEAFSGQVPVFGLELSRYRLLLIGVGLAVALALVFGLERTRFGARIRASVDRQSTAEALGIHVGRVFQLTLAIGCGLAGLGGALGVNVLGLDPYFPLKTLVYFLLVVVVGGAGSVPGTLLAALLLGVADTAGKYYLPEAGAFIIYAAMVLLLLLFPSGLLGRRRLA; encoded by the coding sequence GTGCACAGCTTCCTCGGCGTCCTGTTCGACGGCATCGCCTACGGCATGCTGCTGTTCCTGGTTTCCGTCGGCCTCTCGGTCACGCTGGGCATGATGAACTTCATCAATCTGGCGCACGGCGTGTTCGCGATGGCCGGCGGCTACCTGCTGGTCACGCTGACGGGCAAGGCCGGCATCGGCTTCCTCGCCGCGCTGCCGATCGTGTTCGTCGGCACCGCGGCCTTCAGCTTCGTGGTCGAGCGCCTGCTCTACCGGCCGCTGTACCGGGCCCCGCACCTGAAGCAGGTGCTGCTCACCGTGGGCATCATCTTTGTGGCCGTCGCGGCGGCGACCTACGGCTGGGGCCCGCAGCAGCAGCCGGTCGTCGTGCCCGAGGCCTTCAGCGGGCAGGTGCCCGTCTTCGGGCTGGAACTCTCGCGCTATCGCCTGCTGCTCATCGGCGTGGGCCTCGCCGTCGCGCTGGCGCTGGTGTTCGGGCTGGAACGCACGCGCTTCGGCGCGCGCATCCGGGCTTCGGTGGACCGGCAGAGCACGGCCGAGGCCCTGGGCATTCATGTCGGCCGGGTGTTCCAGCTGACGCTGGCGATCGGCTGCGGGCTGGCCGGCCTCGGCGGCGCGCTGGGCGTGAACGTGCTCGGGCTCGACCCGTACTTCCCGCTCAAGACCCTCGTCTACTTCCTGCTGGTGGTCGTCGTCGGCGGCGCGGGATCGGTGCCCGGCACGCTGCTCGCCGCCCTGCTGCTCGGGGTGGCGGACACCGCCGGCAAGTACTACCTGCCCGAAGCCGGCGCGTTCATCATCTACGCGGCCATGGTGCTGCTGCTCCTGCTGTTTCCCAGCGGGCTGCTGGGACGCAGGAGGCTGGCATGA
- a CDS encoding HIT family protein: MEPSVFTRIVRGELPAAKVYEDEHTIAFMDAGQVNPGHVIVATKRQVETVMELDDELAAAVFRTAARVARAVDRAYQPEGITLLQANKPAGWQTVPHFHIHVLPRHEDDGVTLGWPRKNPTLEELSVLARRIEVKD, from the coding sequence ATGGAACCCAGCGTATTCACGCGCATCGTCCGCGGAGAGTTGCCCGCGGCCAAGGTCTACGAAGACGAGCACACCATCGCGTTCATGGACGCCGGCCAGGTCAACCCCGGGCATGTGATCGTGGCGACCAAGCGGCAGGTGGAGACGGTGATGGAGCTTGACGACGAACTCGCGGCGGCGGTGTTTCGCACGGCCGCCAGGGTGGCGCGGGCGGTGGACCGCGCCTACCAGCCCGAGGGGATCACGCTGTTGCAGGCGAACAAGCCCGCAGGCTGGCAGACGGTGCCGCACTTCCACATCCACGTTCTTCCGCGCCACGAGGACGACGGCGTGACGCTCGGGTGGCCGCGCAAGAATCCGACGCTGGAAGAACTCTCGGTGCTGGCGCGGCGGATCGAGGTGAAGGACTGA